A DNA window from Bacteroidales bacterium contains the following coding sequences:
- a CDS encoding CTP synthase produces the protein MNQAKYIFVTGGVTSSLGKGIISASLAKLLQSRGFSVTIQKLDPYINVDPGTLNPYEHGECYVTDDGAETDLDLGHYERFLNVPTSQANNVTTGSIYQSVIRKERRGDYLGETVQVIPHITDEIQARVKLLGNTGDFDFVITEIGGTVGDIESLPYIEAVRQMRWELGNSCLVIHLTLVPYLATTGELKTKPTQHSVKTLLESGVQPDIIVCRTEHPLNQAIKNKIALFCNVLPNAVIEAIDASTIYDVPLLMREEKLDQVVLQKMMMPAGNPSQLNEWEEFIYKLKNPERTISVGLIGKYVELKDSYKSIIESFIHAGAAIRTKVELKMIHAETLNESEIDETLKGLSGILVAPGFGERGFEGKIKAIGFARENNIPFLGICLGMQCAVVEFARNVLGLEEANSTEMNPQTAFPVIDLMKEQKGICSKGGTMRLGAYPCKLVDGSKVKTIYKNDMISERHRHRFEFNNKYLADFEKAGMVASGINPKDNLVEIMELKNHPWFIGIQFHPEYKSTVARPHPLFVSFVQACLNYSGKLV, from the coding sequence ATGAATCAAGCCAAATATATCTTTGTGACTGGTGGAGTCACCTCATCTCTGGGTAAGGGGATAATATCTGCCTCTCTTGCAAAACTTCTTCAATCAAGGGGCTTCAGTGTTACGATCCAAAAACTTGATCCGTACATTAATGTTGACCCGGGGACTCTTAATCCTTACGAACATGGTGAATGCTATGTTACTGATGATGGAGCCGAAACCGATCTTGACCTGGGCCACTATGAAAGGTTCCTGAATGTTCCTACTTCTCAGGCAAATAATGTTACTACCGGAAGCATCTACCAATCAGTAATCCGTAAGGAAAGGCGCGGAGACTACCTGGGAGAAACTGTTCAGGTAATCCCACACATCACTGACGAAATACAGGCCCGGGTAAAATTACTTGGTAATACCGGTGACTTCGATTTTGTGATAACCGAAATTGGTGGTACCGTTGGTGACATTGAATCATTGCCCTATATCGAAGCAGTGAGACAAATGCGTTGGGAACTAGGCAACAGTTGCCTGGTAATCCACCTCACCCTTGTTCCATATCTGGCAACCACAGGCGAGCTTAAAACAAAACCCACCCAACATTCCGTAAAAACCCTCCTCGAATCTGGAGTACAGCCCGATATTATTGTCTGCCGAACTGAACACCCCCTGAACCAGGCTATAAAAAATAAAATCGCGCTCTTCTGCAACGTCCTTCCAAATGCCGTAATTGAAGCCATTGATGCAAGCACCATTTATGATGTACCACTACTTATGCGCGAGGAGAAACTCGATCAGGTGGTGTTGCAAAAAATGATGATGCCAGCCGGAAATCCTTCGCAACTGAATGAATGGGAAGAGTTTATCTATAAGCTTAAGAATCCTGAGCGCACAATCAGTGTTGGGTTGATAGGCAAGTATGTTGAACTAAAGGATTCCTATAAAAGCATCATTGAATCTTTTATTCATGCCGGAGCTGCTATCCGAACCAAGGTTGAGCTTAAGATGATCCATGCCGAGACATTGAATGAAAGTGAGATTGATGAAACTTTAAAGGGATTGAGCGGAATACTCGTGGCACCCGGGTTTGGCGAGCGTGGCTTTGAAGGCAAAATAAAGGCGATTGGGTTCGCACGTGAAAACAATATTCCATTTTTAGGAATTTGTCTTGGAATGCAATGTGCCGTTGTGGAGTTCGCAAGAAACGTACTCGGTTTAGAAGAAGCAAATTCTACTGAGATGAATCCACAGACTGCTTTTCCTGTAATTGACCTGATGAAGGAACAAAAAGGTATTTGCTCAAAAGGCGGAACGATGAGGTTGGGCGCTTACCCCTGCAAACTTGTTGATGGTTCGAAAGTGAAAACCATCTATAAAAATGATATGATTTCGGAGCGACATCGTCATCGTTTCGAGTTCAACAATAAGTACCTCGCTGATTTTGAAAAAGCTGGTATGGTTGCCAGTGGCATCAATCCCAAGGATAACCTCGTTGAAATTATGGAACTCAAAAACCATCCATGGTTCATTGGTATTCAGTTTCACCCTGAATACAAAAGCACAGTAGCGCGGCCTCATCCTTTGTTTGTCAGCTTTGTTCAGGCTTGCTTAAATTACTCTGGCAAGCTCGTGTAA
- a CDS encoding response regulator: MKILVAEDNPINQQIMEVMIRLKQWECTIVSNGKEAVEASRNEKYDLIFMDLNMPVLDGIEATKEIRSYDKSTPIIAITAYTDSCFREKTEEVGMNDFIPKPFTRKDIYDAVSRSCVKTA, from the coding sequence ATGAAAATTCTCGTGGCTGAGGACAACCCGATCAATCAACAAATCATGGAAGTCATGATCCGCCTAAAGCAATGGGAATGCACAATTGTAAGCAATGGTAAAGAGGCTGTTGAGGCGTCGCGCAACGAAAAATACGATTTGATTTTTATGGATCTCAATATGCCCGTACTTGATGGTATTGAAGCAACCAAGGAGATCAGGAGCTACGACAAATCCACACCTATCATCGCAATTACAGCATACACTGACAGTTGTTTTCGTGAAAAAACAGAGGAAGTAGGAATGAATGATTTTATTCCAAAACCCTTTACCAGGAAAGATATTTATGATGCTGTATCGCGCTCATGCGTGAAAACAGCCTGA
- a CDS encoding glyceraldehyde-3-phosphate dehydrogenase, producing the protein MKKPHENNDHYQSTLTNWINDQKAANSFIDVIGKLWYDKDIELIFLRRQLLDRGANSILHKHSYAENIIKKELTIHDSLLIARAMVDLNLAPARIDIGRLNREWTEEKEKFSSDMNAFLNHKLSHIINVPPRSSITKDVVLYGFGRIGRLLAREIVQNSGRGSQLRLRAIVTRGNSPEEIRKRASLLRKDSVHGVFYGIAVEDIDDHSLHINGHVVKMLSASHPDELNYEEHGIKDALIIDNTGIFRDRANLSRHLKCPGADMVLLTAPGKGDIPNIVYGVNQETCKLGDDGEKIFSAASCTTNAVVPVLSVIEKELGIIKGHIETVHSYTNDQNLLDNFHKKTRRGRSAPLNMVITETGAASAAVKAIPSLANKLTANAVRVPTPNISLAILMLEVGKETSVEAVNEIMRVASLRGPLIEQIRYSTSNELVSTDCIGDSCACIYDSPATQVSKDKKSIVLYAWYDNEYGYTCQVTRLAKHISQVKSYRYY; encoded by the coding sequence ATGAAAAAACCCCACGAAAACAACGATCACTATCAGTCAACCCTTACGAATTGGATTAATGATCAAAAAGCAGCCAACTCATTTATTGACGTAATTGGGAAGTTGTGGTACGATAAAGACATTGAACTCATTTTCCTTCGTCGCCAGTTGCTCGATCGCGGAGCCAATTCAATTCTTCATAAGCATTCATACGCAGAAAACATTATCAAGAAAGAGCTAACTATCCATGATTCACTGCTCATTGCCAGGGCCATGGTTGATTTGAACCTGGCCCCAGCAAGAATTGATATTGGCCGTTTGAACCGGGAATGGACCGAGGAAAAGGAAAAATTCAGCAGTGATATGAATGCCTTCCTGAACCATAAACTGTCGCATATTATAAATGTACCACCTCGAAGCAGCATAACCAAGGATGTGGTTTTATACGGTTTTGGAAGGATTGGTCGCTTATTGGCTCGAGAAATTGTTCAGAACTCAGGAAGAGGCAGTCAATTAAGGCTAAGGGCTATTGTTACTCGGGGTAATTCACCCGAAGAAATTCGCAAACGCGCGTCCTTGCTTCGTAAGGATTCAGTTCATGGAGTATTTTATGGAATAGCAGTTGAAGACATTGATGATCATTCGCTTCATATCAATGGTCATGTAGTGAAGATGTTATCGGCATCGCATCCCGACGAACTTAATTATGAAGAACATGGGATCAAAGATGCTCTGATCATTGACAATACAGGTATTTTCCGCGACAGGGCCAATCTGAGCCGTCATTTAAAATGTCCGGGAGCTGATATGGTTTTGCTCACCGCACCAGGCAAAGGTGATATTCCAAATATCGTTTATGGTGTGAACCAGGAAACCTGTAAGCTTGGCGATGATGGGGAGAAAATATTCTCAGCAGCCTCATGTACAACAAATGCTGTTGTGCCTGTTCTCAGTGTGATCGAAAAGGAACTTGGGATCATCAAGGGTCATATTGAAACAGTACATTCCTATACCAATGACCAGAACCTTCTTGACAATTTTCATAAAAAGACAAGGCGTGGCCGCTCAGCGCCTCTTAATATGGTTATCACGGAAACCGGTGCTGCATCTGCTGCCGTGAAAGCAATCCCCAGCCTGGCCAACAAGCTTACGGCCAATGCTGTCAGGGTTCCTACCCCAAACATTTCCCTGGCTATTCTGATGCTTGAAGTTGGCAAAGAAACCAGTGTTGAAGCAGTGAATGAGATCATGCGCGTTGCCTCATTAAGAGGCCCGCTCATTGAACAAATCAGGTATTCAACTTCCAATGAACTTGTATCAACCGACTGCATTGGCGATTCTTGCGCCTGTATTTACGACAGTCCGGCAACTCAGGTTTCAAAAGACAAAAAAAGCATTGTTCTTTATGCCTGGTACGATAATGAGTACGGCTATACGTGCCAGGTAACGCGACTGGCCAAGCATATATCGCAGGTAAAGAGTTACAGATATTATTAG
- a CDS encoding sigma-70 family RNA polymerase sigma factor, with the protein MRQLKITKSITNRETASLDKYLQEIGREELINAEQEVLLAQRIKMGDQIALEKLVKANLRFVVSVAKQYQNQGLSLPDLINEGNLGLIKAAQRFDETRGFKFISYAVWWIRQSILQALAEQSRIVRLPLNQVGSLSKIKKESNRLEQRFERPPSAEEIAEALELPQQKIDAALKITTRYISMDAPLTEDEDTKYIDVFVNEDAEGTDENLIKESLLKEIQRSLSTLTEKERSVLYLYYGIGLSHGLTLEEIGLKFDLTRERVRQIKERAIRRLKQSSRSKLLKNYLG; encoded by the coding sequence ATGAGGCAGTTAAAGATAACTAAATCCATCACTAACCGGGAAACAGCCTCGCTCGATAAATACTTACAGGAAATCGGTCGCGAAGAACTTATCAATGCTGAACAGGAAGTGCTACTCGCTCAACGTATTAAAATGGGCGATCAGATAGCTTTGGAGAAACTTGTCAAGGCCAATCTAAGGTTTGTGGTTTCGGTTGCAAAGCAATACCAAAACCAGGGGCTCAGCCTCCCTGATCTTATCAATGAAGGCAATTTGGGTTTGATCAAAGCAGCTCAACGTTTCGACGAGACCCGCGGGTTTAAATTCATCTCTTATGCAGTTTGGTGGATCAGGCAATCAATTTTGCAGGCGCTCGCCGAACAATCGAGGATTGTAAGGCTTCCGCTGAACCAGGTGGGTTCGCTAAGTAAAATTAAAAAAGAATCCAACCGGCTTGAGCAAAGGTTTGAACGACCACCTTCGGCTGAGGAAATTGCTGAGGCGCTTGAACTTCCGCAACAAAAAATTGATGCAGCGCTCAAGATCACAACGAGATATATTTCAATGGACGCCCCGCTTACCGAAGACGAGGACACAAAATATATTGATGTTTTTGTCAATGAAGATGCAGAAGGCACCGATGAAAACCTTATAAAAGAATCACTTCTAAAAGAGATTCAACGCTCACTTTCTACGCTTACCGAGAAGGAAAGGTCCGTACTATACTTGTACTACGGAATCGGTTTAAGTCACGGCCTTACCCTCGAAGAGATAGGGTTGAAATTTGACCTCACCCGTGAGAGAGTGCGGCAAATTAAAGAAAGAGCAATCAGGCGGCTAAAGCAAAGTTCGCGCAGCAAACTCCTCAAAAATTATCTAGGTTAA
- a CDS encoding trypsin-like peptidase domain-containing protein, whose translation MKKIVSYLLIGITGGLIGASVFFIAGNNQKPTEIPQTRIEEQASALPAHYASMSSANSAQLFPDFTGAAELTVNAVVHIRTEYTRKSSVYDHFFFDFHDFFGDRPQRSNPQSRPIVASGSGVIISGDGFIVTNNHVVQEAELIEVTLNDRSTFEARVIGTDPTTDLAVLKIEAKNLPYIIFGNSDEVKIGEWVLAVGNPFNLTSTVTAGIVSAKARNINILVNPDGTAIESFIQTDAAVNRGNSGGALVNLQGELIGINAAIASGTGYYTGYSFAIPVNIVKKVVDDFQRFGTIQRAFIGVSIREIDGRFAREEGLSEVRGVYVAGVSENGAAKAAGIREGDIILSVNTMHVNSTSELLEIIGVHRPGDEVELLVRRGDKDKVMPVVLRNSEGQTAVVQKQERQVLSILGASFEPVSSELKAQLGITNGVQVTKLGKGVLNDAGVRDGFIITKIDNNLVNTNSDVENLLKEKKGGVLVEGIYPNRMKAYYGFGM comes from the coding sequence ATGAAGAAGATTGTAAGTTATTTATTGATTGGAATTACCGGAGGACTTATTGGTGCTTCGGTTTTCTTTATTGCAGGCAACAATCAAAAGCCAACCGAAATTCCACAAACAAGGATTGAAGAACAGGCATCAGCACTTCCGGCGCATTATGCCAGCATGTCGTCTGCAAATTCAGCACAGCTCTTCCCCGATTTCACTGGGGCGGCTGAACTTACAGTCAATGCAGTGGTACATATACGAACCGAATACACGCGTAAAAGCTCTGTTTATGATCATTTCTTTTTCGATTTTCATGATTTCTTTGGTGACCGGCCGCAGCGCTCAAACCCACAATCCAGACCAATTGTTGCTTCCGGAAGTGGAGTAATCATTTCTGGTGACGGATTTATAGTTACAAACAACCATGTTGTGCAGGAAGCAGAACTTATTGAAGTCACCCTCAACGACAGATCTACTTTCGAGGCGCGGGTAATAGGTACTGACCCCACCACCGATCTTGCCGTTTTAAAAATCGAAGCAAAAAATTTACCCTACATTATATTTGGCAATTCTGACGAGGTTAAGATTGGAGAATGGGTGCTGGCAGTCGGCAATCCATTTAACCTTACATCAACCGTTACTGCTGGTATTGTAAGTGCAAAAGCACGTAATATCAATATCCTTGTAAATCCTGATGGCACAGCGATTGAGTCGTTCATACAAACGGATGCAGCTGTGAATCGTGGTAATTCCGGAGGGGCATTGGTAAACCTTCAAGGTGAGCTAATTGGCATAAATGCTGCAATAGCCAGCGGAACAGGATATTATACTGGTTATTCTTTTGCAATTCCGGTTAATATTGTTAAAAAGGTAGTTGATGATTTTCAGCGTTTTGGAACCATTCAGCGGGCTTTCATCGGTGTTTCCATCCGTGAGATTGACGGAAGGTTCGCACGCGAAGAAGGACTTTCAGAGGTTCGTGGTGTTTATGTAGCAGGGGTATCTGAAAATGGAGCAGCCAAAGCTGCCGGAATCAGAGAAGGAGACATAATACTTTCAGTAAATACAATGCATGTTAACAGCACCAGTGAATTGCTCGAAATTATCGGCGTGCATCGTCCGGGTGACGAAGTAGAACTTCTTGTGCGTCGAGGCGATAAAGACAAGGTTATGCCCGTTGTACTTCGCAACAGTGAAGGGCAAACTGCGGTGGTCCAGAAGCAAGAACGACAGGTATTGTCAATTCTTGGCGCTTCATTTGAACCGGTGTCTTCGGAATTAAAAGCGCAGCTTGGGATTACAAATGGTGTACAGGTCACTAAACTTGGCAAAGGCGTTTTGAACGATGCCGGTGTACGTGACGGTTTTATCATCACCAAAATTGATAATAATCTTGTAAACACAAACTCAGATGTTGAGAACCTTTTGAAAGAGAAGAAAGGCGGAGTTCTGGTGGAAGGAATTTACCCCAATCGCATGAAAGCCTATTATGGATTTGGTATGTAA
- a CDS encoding diaminopimelate epimerase: MKILFSKYHGTGNDFIILDNRDGLIGLVPETIARLCDRHFGIGADGLIIIEPSDKSEVLMHYYNADGIEAGMCGNGGRCVAAWAFRNGITDKEIIVRANDGDHSAKVEETGEGLYNVELSMTNVHTYKKFEDGYFVNTGVPHFVKPVDDPELIDVVNEGRILRFDKRFMPNGVNVNFARIIAGKIKVRTYERGVEDETLSCGTGVTATAIAGMLSLGSEINEWEIQTRGGILQVYANYKNLVFSDIILKGPAQFVFEGEIIL; the protein is encoded by the coding sequence ATGAAAATTCTATTCAGTAAATATCACGGAACAGGAAATGACTTTATTATCCTCGATAACCGTGATGGATTGATTGGCCTTGTACCCGAAACGATTGCAAGACTTTGCGATCGCCACTTTGGAATAGGCGCTGATGGGTTGATTATTATCGAACCTTCTGACAAGAGCGAAGTTCTTATGCATTATTACAATGCAGACGGAATTGAAGCGGGCATGTGCGGAAACGGAGGGCGATGTGTTGCGGCCTGGGCTTTTAGAAATGGTATAACCGATAAAGAAATTATCGTTCGAGCAAACGATGGTGATCATTCAGCCAAAGTAGAGGAAACTGGTGAAGGCCTATACAATGTTGAATTGAGCATGACGAATGTTCATACTTACAAAAAGTTCGAAGATGGTTATTTTGTTAACACAGGCGTTCCACATTTTGTTAAACCCGTGGATGATCCGGAACTGATTGATGTAGTAAATGAAGGCAGGATTTTGCGGTTCGACAAACGCTTTATGCCCAATGGGGTTAATGTGAATTTTGCACGGATAATAGCTGGTAAAATCAAGGTAAGGACTTACGAAAGAGGTGTTGAAGATGAGACATTATCTTGTGGAACCGGGGTTACTGCAACAGCAATAGCCGGAATGCTTTCTTTAGGTTCTGAAATTAATGAATGGGAGATTCAGACCAGGGGTGGAATTTTACAGGTTTATGCTAATTATAAGAATCTTGTTTTTAGTGATATTATCTTGAAAGGGCCTGCGCAGTTTGTGTTCGAAGGAGAAATTATTTTATAA
- a CDS encoding GNAT family N-acetyltransferase → MIGDKVSLRAVEPTDLELLYELENNPEWWHLSNTVAPFSRFILEQYIMNAHLDIYSTKQLRLMIDATTDQTLHTVGTIDLFEFDPVNMRAGVGILIAKAWQKKGIASEALGMLIDFGFNTLHLHQLFCGICTDNAASIELFKKHGFKITGTRELWVRDRQKWKDEYFLQLFNPVILHGIDPTK, encoded by the coding sequence ATGATTGGAGACAAAGTTAGTCTGAGGGCTGTTGAGCCCACCGACCTTGAATTGCTTTATGAGCTGGAAAACAATCCCGAATGGTGGCATTTGAGCAATACTGTTGCGCCATTTTCGCGGTTTATTCTGGAGCAATACATCATGAATGCCCACCTGGATATTTATTCAACCAAACAATTGCGATTGATGATTGATGCAACCACAGATCAGACATTACACACGGTTGGCACAATTGATCTGTTCGAATTTGATCCTGTGAATATGAGAGCCGGGGTTGGAATTCTGATCGCAAAAGCATGGCAGAAAAAGGGAATTGCTTCTGAAGCCCTTGGCATGTTGATAGATTTTGGCTTCAATACATTACACCTTCATCAACTCTTTTGCGGCATATGCACTGACAATGCGGCAAGTATTGAACTTTTCAAAAAACACGGGTTTAAGATAACCGGCACGAGGGAACTTTGGGTAAGAGACCGGCAAAAGTGGAAGGATGAATATTTCTTACAGCTTTTTAACCCTGTGATCCTTCATGGTATTGACCCAACTAAATAG
- the mltG gene encoding endolytic transglycosylase MltG, with protein sequence MLITKRLKITLIIILALIITGISIIIVGYKLFLAPAMLIPEGEFVHIYIRTGWNFNETMQMLEEEKLLRHPKAFKKLADFKKYNQRIRPGRYKVTHGMSNKDLVALLRSGNQDPVNVVFNNIRTPQQLAGRIAKQLEADSVSLVSAFLNSSNHEKYGIPEHQLAMMFIPNTYEFFWNTTAEGFMERMHKEYEAFWNSHRLERLKAINFSKAAAVTLASIIEMETRMHDEKTKIAGVYMNRLRIGMRLQADPTLVFAHGDFTMRRVLNRHKQIDSPYNTYRYAGLPPGPISYPSISSIDAVLNYETHDYLYFAARDDFSGYHSFARTYQQHLVNARKYHRALNERNIR encoded by the coding sequence ATGCTTATCACAAAAAGATTAAAGATTACACTGATCATAATACTCGCGCTGATTATCACAGGCATTTCGATCATAATTGTCGGATACAAACTGTTTTTAGCGCCTGCCATGCTTATTCCTGAAGGTGAATTTGTACATATTTATATCAGAACGGGTTGGAATTTCAATGAGACAATGCAAATGCTTGAAGAAGAAAAACTTTTGCGGCATCCGAAAGCTTTCAAGAAACTGGCTGACTTTAAAAAATACAATCAACGCATACGGCCCGGGCGTTATAAAGTAACTCATGGTATGAGTAATAAAGATTTAGTGGCATTATTACGCTCAGGGAATCAAGACCCTGTAAATGTTGTCTTTAACAATATACGCACCCCGCAACAACTGGCTGGTCGCATTGCCAAACAGCTTGAAGCAGATTCCGTTTCACTTGTAAGCGCTTTCCTGAATAGCTCAAACCATGAGAAATATGGAATTCCTGAGCATCAACTTGCCATGATGTTCATTCCAAACACATATGAATTCTTCTGGAACACCACTGCTGAAGGCTTTATGGAACGCATGCATAAGGAATACGAAGCATTCTGGAACAGCCATCGGCTGGAAAGGTTAAAAGCTATAAATTTTTCGAAAGCGGCTGCCGTTACCCTCGCGTCAATCATTGAAATGGAAACCCGTATGCATGATGAAAAGACCAAGATTGCAGGCGTGTACATGAACCGTCTTCGGATTGGAATGCGTCTTCAGGCAGATCCCACTTTGGTGTTCGCACATGGTGATTTTACAATGCGCCGTGTGCTAAACCGGCACAAACAAATTGATTCCCCTTACAACACTTACCGGTATGCAGGATTGCCACCCGGGCCAATTTCATATCCGTCAATATCTTCCATTGATGCAGTGCTGAATTACGAGACCCATGACTATCTGTATTTTGCCGCGCGTGATGATTTCTCTGGATATCATAGCTTTGCCCGAACCTATCAGCAACACCTTGTTAATGCAAGGAAGTATCATCGGGCGCTGAATGAGAGGAATATACGTTAG
- a CDS encoding phosphomannomutase/phosphoglucomutase codes for MKKAFKAYDIRGVFGRDFNLDDVYKIGFFLPKLLKSNKVLVGRDIRSSSDVIFQALTNGITDAGADAYDMGLTTTPMVYWATAKYGFNASVQITASHNPKEYNGLKVSRTEALPVGFDTGLNQLREMAETEQVVVNEKKGNIHPFVFLEEYLHFIKSVKPEINEMKIAVDCSNGMASLFVKELLGDQPFYIYDEPDGSFPNHEPNPLEEENVADLKKLVLQKNCDLGIIFDGDADRVMFVDDKGRFIRPDIMIALLGDYFNNKGRTVDVVMDIRSSKRVAQYLEKLGFRTHLWKVGRAFAALKLRELDAVFGGELAGHYYFKDFYFSDSAFLAVMLMLDELAHKHANGISVSQWVDTVNGSWANSGEMNFKIERKAEAMEALKAHFTLNEKPIAFLDFDGYRVEFKDWWFNVRPSNTEPYLRFLAEAESADILENKLEQVKQILAKFGG; via the coding sequence ATGAAGAAAGCATTTAAAGCCTACGATATCCGCGGAGTATTTGGAAGGGATTTCAATCTGGATGATGTTTACAAAATTGGATTCTTCCTTCCGAAACTGTTGAAAAGCAATAAAGTACTTGTTGGCCGCGACATCAGGAGTTCATCCGATGTCATTTTCCAAGCGCTTACCAATGGCATCACCGATGCCGGTGCGGATGCTTATGATATGGGCCTTACCACAACACCCATGGTTTACTGGGCCACCGCTAAATATGGATTTAACGCTTCGGTGCAGATTACGGCTTCGCACAACCCGAAAGAATATAATGGACTGAAGGTTTCCCGCACTGAAGCGTTACCAGTTGGTTTTGATACCGGTTTGAACCAACTCAGAGAAATGGCAGAAACGGAACAGGTTGTTGTAAATGAGAAAAAAGGCAACATTCATCCTTTCGTGTTTCTTGAAGAATACCTGCACTTTATTAAAAGCGTTAAGCCCGAGATCAATGAAATGAAGATTGCTGTTGATTGCTCCAATGGAATGGCTTCATTGTTCGTAAAGGAATTGCTAGGCGATCAGCCATTTTATATTTATGATGAACCCGATGGCAGCTTTCCGAATCACGAACCCAATCCGCTGGAAGAAGAAAATGTCGCGGATCTGAAAAAACTTGTGCTGCAGAAAAACTGCGATCTGGGCATCATCTTCGATGGGGATGCTGACCGTGTGATGTTTGTTGATGATAAGGGCAGGTTCATCAGGCCGGATATCATGATCGCGTTGCTGGGCGATTATTTTAACAACAAGGGCCGGACTGTCGATGTTGTGATGGATATCCGCTCTTCTAAGCGGGTCGCACAATATCTTGAAAAACTTGGGTTCAGAACACATTTATGGAAAGTAGGCCGTGCATTTGCCGCGCTTAAACTTCGGGAACTTGATGCGGTTTTTGGCGGGGAACTTGCCGGGCATTATTACTTTAAGGATTTCTATTTTAGTGATTCCGCTTTTCTAGCTGTAATGCTGATGTTGGATGAACTCGCTCACAAACACGCCAACGGCATCAGCGTTTCACAATGGGTGGATACGGTTAATGGAAGCTGGGCCAATTCGGGTGAGATGAATTTCAAGATTGAACGCAAGGCTGAAGCTATGGAGGCGCTGAAAGCCCATTTCACTTTAAATGAGAAGCCCATTGCTTTCCTCGATTTTGATGGTTATCGCGTTGAGTTTAAGGATTGGTGGTTTAATGTGAGGCCTTCCAATACTGAGCCATATCTTAGGTTTCTGGCCGAAGCCGAAAGTGCGGATATTCTAGAAAATAAACTCGAACAAGTAAAACAGATTTTGGCTAAGTTTGGCGGATGA
- a CDS encoding DUF2279 domain-containing protein translates to MMISRLIELPTWRSTAFYLLLLMFLYPQGVHAGENLNARLSVADTNTINKKRLTGVIATGSVAYLGSMSALYFAWYKNHPQTSFHFYNDFSEWMQMDKGGHMVASYYIGMLGYESLRWAGVERKKAIWYGGSFGSVYLSAIEILDGFSSGWGFSLSDLTANTLGSAIFISQQLSWDEQRVLLKYSYHPTKFANYRPEVLGSNHLERMLKDYNGITYWLSANPGSFGLNRFPAWLNIALGYSATGMTGGSENMYGYHNGKFIPYFSRDRQFLFSLDIDFSKIKTRTQSLGLVLKALGFIKIPFPALEFNTNKKFVFHPLYL, encoded by the coding sequence ATGATGATTTCTCGATTGATTGAGTTACCGACTTGGCGAAGCACAGCTTTTTATCTGCTGCTGTTGATGTTTCTTTATCCACAAGGTGTTCATGCAGGTGAGAATCTTAACGCCAGACTTTCAGTGGCGGATACCAATACGATCAATAAAAAACGCCTGACAGGTGTAATTGCAACAGGCTCTGTTGCCTACCTGGGTTCAATGAGTGCGCTTTACTTTGCCTGGTATAAAAACCATCCACAAACATCATTTCATTTTTACAACGATTTCTCGGAGTGGATGCAAATGGATAAAGGTGGCCACATGGTTGCGTCTTATTATATTGGTATGCTCGGTTATGAATCACTACGTTGGGCTGGGGTTGAGAGAAAAAAGGCTATTTGGTATGGTGGGTCATTTGGTTCGGTTTACCTTTCGGCGATCGAAATCCTGGATGGATTCTCATCGGGCTGGGGCTTCTCTTTAAGCGATCTGACTGCAAATACGCTGGGTTCAGCCATATTTATTTCTCAGCAATTGTCCTGGGACGAGCAAAGGGTACTGCTCAAGTACTCATATCATCCAACCAAATTTGCAAACTATCGCCCGGAAGTTCTCGGTTCGAACCACCTGGAAAGGATGCTCAAGGATTATAACGGAATCACTTATTGGTTGTCCGCTAATCCCGGTTCTTTTGGCCTGAACCGTTTTCCAGCGTGGCTTAATATCGCGCTGGGTTATAGCGCAACTGGAATGACCGGCGGTTCGGAAAATATGTACGGTTATCATAATGGAAAATTTATCCCATACTTTTCGCGCGACAGGCAATTTTTATTTTCGCTTGATATTGATTTTTCAAAGATTAAAACCCGTACCCAATCACTTGGTTTGGTTCTGAAAGCGTTAGGGTTTATTAAGATTCCATTTCCTGCGCTGGAATTCAACACAAACAAGAAATTTGTGTTCCATCCGTTATATCTTTAA